From a single Leptospira levettii genomic region:
- a CDS encoding ATP-binding protein: MPDRVHELEQEIEILRSDLERHKENNRRYLNAIVATHDAVWEWNLKTNQTYYSPRWYELIGYENESITMDLAGFKSLCHPDDFQKTMDTVQEKIANKQGYVAEFRMRTKSGEYIWILGRGRIVEYDKDGSPLLLSGTNTDITERKKLLEELNLKTQNNIDLLESLVEKRTFELKRANQELEKSNRKLENTIFALEDEKQKLRETQAKLIQSEKMASLGVLAAGIAHEINNPLTFISSGVNVLKGFLNSKENIPASDFETIFNGILEGVRRAGQIVTSLNHYSRSNEAKLENCDIHQILENCLVILNNQTQFRIQIVKEFDQNIPKILLNDGRVHQAFLNLLSNAIQSIVNEGTISIITQKISNTIEIKIKDTGTGIPKEILSKIFDPFFTTKSPGKGTGLGLSITYQIIKECRGNINIESTYGVGTEVLIQLPIESSE, from the coding sequence ATGCCAGATAGAGTGCACGAACTAGAACAGGAAATTGAAATCCTGAGATCGGATTTGGAAAGACATAAGGAAAACAATAGGCGTTATCTCAATGCCATTGTTGCCACTCATGATGCCGTTTGGGAATGGAATCTGAAAACAAACCAAACTTACTATTCTCCAAGATGGTATGAATTGATCGGTTATGAAAATGAAAGTATCACTATGGATTTAGCCGGTTTTAAATCGCTCTGTCATCCCGATGACTTTCAAAAAACAATGGATACAGTCCAGGAGAAAATTGCAAATAAGCAAGGTTATGTGGCAGAATTTCGAATGAGAACAAAATCAGGGGAGTACATCTGGATATTGGGTCGGGGGAGAATTGTTGAATATGATAAGGATGGAAGTCCCCTATTATTGAGTGGAACCAATACTGATATCACAGAGAGAAAAAAACTCCTTGAGGAGTTAAATCTAAAAACACAAAACAATATCGATTTACTCGAATCATTGGTTGAAAAACGGACTTTTGAACTCAAAAGAGCCAATCAGGAATTAGAGAAATCGAATCGTAAACTGGAAAATACCATTTTTGCATTGGAAGATGAGAAACAAAAATTAAGAGAAACCCAAGCAAAACTAATTCAATCTGAAAAAATGGCATCCCTCGGAGTACTGGCCGCTGGCATTGCCCACGAAATCAATAATCCTCTCACTTTCATTTCGAGTGGAGTGAATGTACTCAAAGGATTTTTAAATTCAAAAGAAAACATTCCTGCTTCTGACTTTGAAACAATCTTTAATGGAATATTAGAAGGTGTTAGACGTGCAGGACAAATCGTCACAAGTTTAAACCATTATTCTAGGTCCAATGAAGCAAAATTAGAGAACTGTGATATACATCAAATATTAGAAAATTGCTTAGTGATTTTAAATAATCAAACTCAATTCCGAATTCAAATCGTAAAAGAATTTGATCAGAATATTCCCAAAATATTACTCAATGACGGCCGAGTTCACCAAGCATTTTTAAATTTATTATCGAATGCAATTCAGTCGATAGTCAACGAAGGTACGATTTCGATCATTACCCAAAAGATCAGCAATACAATTGAAATCAAAATTAAAGATACAGGGACTGGCATTCCTAAAGAAATCCTATCAAAAATCTTTGATCCTTTTTTTACAACAAAGTCCCCTGGAAAAGGTACTGGACTTGGACTGTCCATAACGTATCAAATTATCAAAGAATGTCGAGGTAACATTAACATCGAATCGACTTATGGAGTGGGCACGGAAGTTTTAATCCAATTACCCATTGAATCCTCTGAATGA
- a CDS encoding response regulator, protein MNQTHKPMNNNNIQLNVLLVEDEAILALAEKRNLESYGYSVLWASSGEDAIELFRNDPSINIILMDINLGNGILGTEAAKIILNHKDIPLIFVSSHTDKEVVTKTEGITSYGYVVKSSTMTVLDASIKMALKLFSANQKLKESEEMFMKAFQFCPTPMAIHDISNRNVFMDCNPAFIAITGYKKEEILGKTALELGLYSHPEERAKLLNQFQEQGFVKNFKNTFRTKTGKELIRFLSLSKILISNKEHIFSVQTESPIEYFDI, encoded by the coding sequence ATGAATCAAACTCATAAACCAATGAACAATAACAATATTCAATTAAATGTTTTATTAGTGGAAGATGAAGCAATTCTTGCTTTAGCAGAAAAACGAAACCTTGAATCATATGGATATTCTGTACTTTGGGCTTCTAGTGGTGAAGATGCCATCGAACTTTTTAGGAACGATCCATCTATCAATATCATCCTGATGGATATCAATTTAGGCAACGGAATCTTAGGCACCGAAGCAGCTAAAATCATTTTAAATCACAAAGACATCCCTCTTATCTTTGTTTCTTCCCATACTGACAAAGAAGTAGTCACAAAAACGGAAGGAATTACCTCTTATGGTTATGTAGTTAAAAGTTCAACGATGACAGTCTTAGATGCCTCCATCAAAATGGCATTAAAACTTTTTTCTGCGAATCAAAAACTAAAAGAGTCAGAAGAGATGTTTATGAAGGCATTCCAATTTTGCCCCACTCCGATGGCCATCCATGACATTTCAAACCGAAATGTATTTATGGATTGTAATCCAGCTTTTATCGCAATCACCGGATACAAAAAAGAGGAAATCCTTGGCAAAACGGCACTTGAATTAGGACTTTATTCTCACCCAGAAGAGAGAGCCAAATTGTTAAACCAATTCCAAGAGCAAGGGTTTGTAAAAAATTTCAAAAACACTTTTAGAACGAAAACCGGGAAGGAACTAATTCGATTTCTATCTCTCAGTAAAATCTTAATTTCCAATAAAGAACATATTTTTTCAGTCCAAACCGAATCACCCATCGAATATTTTGATATTTAA
- a CDS encoding arylamine N-acetyltransferase family protein has protein sequence MNDQQLIDAYFHRIGYKGPHNPSLDVLNQITLAHVRSIPFENLDILLGKSINISLDAVIEKLINQKRGGYCFEQNGLLLCVLQKLGFDVTPISARVRLDRPRDFTPPRTHVFLKVELSGTTWFTDVGVGGVSLTSAIQFIQDTEQITNHETRRIVYEGNRYFHQVLFPTGWVDVCEFTLEEMPEIDRELANWYTSNHPKSHFKDRLIVARAGDKGKRLTLVNREFSERDKNGSANKTIINSPKELIKVLKENFNLTFPIDTEFQSPGLRWD, from the coding sequence TTGAACGATCAACAATTGATAGACGCATACTTTCATCGTATTGGTTACAAGGGTCCACACAATCCTTCCTTGGATGTTCTAAATCAAATCACATTGGCTCATGTTCGCAGTATCCCTTTTGAAAACTTAGATATTCTTTTGGGTAAAAGTATCAACATTAGTTTGGATGCTGTGATTGAGAAATTAATCAATCAAAAACGTGGTGGGTATTGTTTTGAACAAAATGGACTTCTATTGTGTGTTTTGCAAAAACTTGGTTTTGATGTGACTCCCATCAGTGCGAGGGTTCGTTTGGATAGGCCAAGGGATTTTACCCCTCCACGAACACATGTTTTTCTAAAGGTAGAACTTTCTGGAACCACATGGTTTACTGATGTTGGTGTAGGTGGGGTATCACTCACATCTGCGATACAATTCATTCAAGATACAGAACAAATCACAAATCACGAAACAAGAAGAATTGTTTATGAAGGCAATCGTTATTTCCATCAGGTTCTGTTTCCAACTGGATGGGTCGATGTCTGCGAATTTACACTAGAAGAAATGCCTGAAATCGATCGTGAGTTAGCCAATTGGTATACGAGTAACCATCCCAAATCACATTTTAAAGATCGCTTAATCGTTGCTAGAGCAGGAGATAAAGGAAAAAGACTTACACTGGTCAACAGAGAATTTTCAGAACGAGACAAAAACGGATCTGCTAACAAAACAATCATCAACTCACCTAAAGAATTAATCAAAGTTTTAAAAGAAAATTTTAATCTTACCTTTCCAATCGATACAGAATTTCAATCACCTGGTTTACGATGGGATTAA
- a CDS encoding FAD-binding protein yields MKIKQLLPVTYLLLNYKGRIDRKVYWIASLFMWSNFYVFYQTLDYCLGETSTWIIYPLMLWGILAVSAKRFHDIGKSGNTILLTLIPILGPLVVIYFLAFKKGDPQNNKYGSVPGSEIDYYKNDDGTSIPHLKSTEVIINDVTRLNPVIVSSVFRPESLDELIQFVKSSTAPISVGGGRFSMGGQTASPGSLHIDMRKLNQVIDYNPSEKWIKVQAGIRWCDIQHYIDKDDLSVKIMQTYANFTVGGALSVNCHGRYMGLGPVVLSVRSIEVILADGSLIKANRNENADVFFGMIGGYNSVGIIVTVEFDLDDNVKVKQVSKKMKRNQYFQFFKYNIREDKKVIFHNADIYPPQYQNIRAVSWEFTLDKPTVKSRFMPLQSSYPIHRYFFWDFTESPFGKWRREYIVDPLLFFSKKVHWRNYEAGYDVLELEPSAREKSTYVLQEYFVPIEKFNGFSDRLCDILKRHKVNMVNISVRHAKADEETYLSWAPKESFAFVLYYKQKVNETDKLKVAVWTRELMNASIEFGGSYYLPYQTHASREMFQKAYPKYKEIFALKDKLDPKFRFKNIFWDTYYKENPKPDLPDSAFHRIFANVHWSDALYRFLQVIFNLYPEEKFFQLIYDTTKQYKTDQEIYSKIVERLNSVKPFHADLTYALPALFKQKRELSLQIMELLGSKTTINGYLEIGTTGRYISSLQHKLKLNQKIYLVNSVPPKNNPVDILERGGIKKIGTFFPLNDYDPITDEIPSESLDLVTCLIGLHHIHLHKLDAFIQSINRVLRVGGKFILRDHDVKDPEMFEFVSIIHTVFNAGLKETWEYESAEFKKFRSIEEWIEILKKYNLQAGPERLLQKDDPSDNILMIFTKVSK; encoded by the coding sequence TTGAAAATCAAACAACTTCTACCAGTCACATACCTACTCTTAAATTATAAGGGCCGAATTGATAGAAAAGTGTATTGGATTGCCTCATTGTTTATGTGGTCCAATTTTTACGTATTTTACCAAACTTTGGATTATTGTTTGGGAGAAACAAGTACCTGGATCATTTACCCACTGATGCTTTGGGGGATTCTTGCTGTTTCCGCAAAACGATTTCATGATATTGGAAAGTCTGGAAACACAATTTTACTCACACTGATACCCATACTTGGTCCTTTGGTTGTGATTTACTTTTTGGCATTCAAAAAAGGAGACCCACAAAATAACAAGTATGGTTCCGTTCCAGGCTCAGAAATTGATTATTATAAAAACGATGATGGAACAAGTATCCCCCACTTGAAATCAACGGAAGTCATCATCAATGATGTGACTCGTTTAAATCCTGTGATTGTATCCTCTGTTTTTCGTCCAGAATCATTGGATGAATTGATCCAATTTGTAAAATCATCCACTGCTCCCATTTCTGTTGGAGGTGGGCGTTTTAGTATGGGAGGCCAAACTGCAAGTCCAGGCTCGTTGCATATTGATATGAGAAAACTCAATCAGGTCATCGATTACAATCCATCTGAAAAGTGGATCAAAGTACAAGCGGGTATTCGCTGGTGTGACATCCAACATTATATCGATAAAGATGATTTATCCGTTAAGATCATGCAAACCTATGCAAACTTCACTGTGGGTGGTGCATTGAGTGTCAATTGCCATGGACGTTATATGGGACTCGGACCCGTTGTATTATCGGTTCGATCCATTGAAGTCATCCTTGCCGATGGCAGTTTGATCAAAGCAAACAGAAACGAAAATGCAGATGTCTTTTTTGGAATGATTGGTGGTTACAATTCCGTTGGTATCATTGTTACTGTAGAATTTGATTTGGATGACAATGTCAAAGTCAAACAAGTCAGTAAAAAAATGAAAAGAAACCAATACTTCCAGTTTTTTAAATATAACATTCGGGAAGACAAAAAGGTAATTTTTCACAATGCCGATATTTACCCTCCACAATACCAAAACATTAGAGCCGTTAGTTGGGAATTTACATTAGACAAACCTACTGTGAAATCTAGATTTATGCCTCTGCAATCATCTTATCCGATCCATCGATATTTTTTCTGGGATTTTACAGAATCTCCATTTGGGAAATGGAGAAGAGAGTATATTGTTGATCCACTTCTATTTTTTTCCAAAAAAGTGCACTGGAGAAATTATGAAGCTGGTTATGATGTTTTAGAATTAGAACCATCTGCACGCGAAAAATCAACTTACGTATTACAAGAATACTTTGTTCCTATTGAAAAATTCAATGGGTTCTCAGATCGTTTGTGTGATATTTTAAAACGACACAAAGTCAATATGGTGAATATTTCTGTTCGTCATGCAAAAGCTGATGAGGAAACCTATTTGTCTTGGGCACCTAAAGAGAGTTTTGCCTTTGTATTGTATTACAAACAAAAAGTAAACGAAACTGATAAACTTAAAGTAGCAGTTTGGACTCGAGAACTAATGAACGCAAGTATTGAATTTGGAGGTTCATATTATTTACCGTACCAAACGCATGCATCCAGAGAAATGTTTCAGAAAGCCTACCCAAAGTACAAAGAAATTTTTGCCTTAAAAGACAAGTTAGATCCTAAGTTTCGATTTAAAAATATTTTCTGGGATACCTACTATAAAGAAAATCCAAAACCAGATTTGCCAGATTCTGCATTTCACCGAATTTTTGCGAATGTTCATTGGAGTGATGCACTTTATCGTTTTTTGCAAGTGATCTTTAATCTTTATCCAGAAGAAAAATTCTTCCAATTGATTTACGATACCACCAAACAATACAAAACTGATCAGGAAATTTATTCAAAAATTGTAGAAAGATTAAATTCAGTAAAACCTTTCCATGCTGATCTCACCTATGCATTACCTGCACTGTTTAAACAAAAAAGAGAATTATCTCTTCAGATAATGGAACTTCTTGGATCCAAAACAACCATTAATGGGTATTTGGAAATTGGAACCACAGGTAGATACATTTCCAGCTTACAACATAAACTAAAATTGAATCAAAAAATCTATTTAGTAAATTCGGTTCCACCAAAAAACAATCCTGTCGATATTCTCGAAAGAGGTGGGATTAAAAAAATTGGAACCTTTTTCCCACTCAATGATTATGATCCAATCACGGATGAAATACCTTCAGAGAGCCTAGACCTTGTTACATGTTTGATTGGTTTACACCATATACATTTACATAAATTGGATGCGTTCATCCAATCAATTAATCGTGTTCTCCGTGTGGGAGGTAAATTCATATTAAGAGATCACGATGTAAAAGATCCAGAAATGTTTGAATTTGTTTCCATTATCCATACAGTTTTTAACGCAGGTTTAAAAGAAACATGGGAATATGAATCTGCTGAATTTAAAAAATTCCGTTCCATCGAGGAATGGATAGAGATTCTAAAAAAGTACAATCTCCAAGCAGGACCAGAAAGACTCCTTCAAAAGGATGACCCTTCTGATAATATTTTAATGATTTTTACAAAGGTATCAAAATGA
- a CDS encoding alpha/beta fold hydrolase, translated as MKFIRYFVLFVSLVIFSIFAFYASLRFYRESFTPEEIAPKTGRWIQSYDVNIYIQEMGDPKNPAVVLIHGMGSWSELWRETMVALSQNGYYAIAIDLPPFGFSERPKPTELKSIQQGKRIVSVIDALGLQNVHLLGHSFGGGATLHTALLIPNRILSLQLVDIAVNLEEKKESIPSEPNRFETFWNFPLLRDRLLEVTATNPHLTKVLFSQFVHSSDCITEEKVKVIQMPMRIKGTTSFLGDWLGEFIFHSDDLLAKDTRLYGKNLTMPIDLIWGDLDTVTPIADAEKIKSILTNSRLHFIQGVGHIPQLESPENFNKLLLKNLKEVESR; from the coding sequence ATGAAATTCATTCGATATTTTGTTTTGTTTGTTAGTTTGGTTATTTTCTCCATTTTTGCCTTTTATGCCAGTTTACGATTTTATCGTGAATCTTTTACTCCTGAAGAAATCGCACCTAAAACAGGAAGATGGATCCAAAGTTATGATGTAAACATCTACATCCAAGAGATGGGAGATCCAAAAAATCCAGCAGTTGTTTTGATTCATGGAATGGGTTCCTGGAGTGAACTCTGGAGAGAAACTATGGTTGCTTTATCACAAAATGGATATTATGCGATCGCAATTGATTTACCTCCTTTTGGTTTTTCAGAGAGGCCAAAACCTACTGAACTAAAATCAATCCAACAGGGCAAACGAATTGTCTCGGTAATTGATGCATTAGGTTTACAAAACGTACATTTACTGGGACACTCATTTGGTGGTGGTGCAACTCTACATACCGCACTCCTAATCCCCAATCGTATTCTTTCTTTACAATTAGTAGATATTGCGGTTAACCTAGAAGAAAAAAAAGAATCAATTCCTTCTGAACCAAATCGATTCGAAACATTCTGGAATTTTCCACTCTTACGAGATAGACTCCTCGAAGTAACGGCAACAAACCCACATTTAACCAAGGTATTGTTTAGCCAATTTGTTCATTCCTCTGATTGTATCACCGAAGAAAAAGTAAAGGTAATCCAAATGCCAATGCGAATCAAGGGAACCACTTCTTTTTTAGGTGATTGGTTGGGTGAATTTATTTTCCACTCTGATGATTTATTAGCCAAAGATACCAGATTGTATGGAAAAAATCTAACTATGCCCATTGATTTAATTTGGGGAGATTTGGACACTGTGACACCTATCGCAGATGCTGAAAAAATCAAATCCATTCTCACCAATTCTCGATTGCATTTCATCCAAGGAGTTGGGCACATTCCACAATTAGAATCACCAGAAAACTTCAACAAATTGTTGTTAAAGAATCTAAAAGAAGTAGAATCTAGATGA
- a CDS encoding SH3 domain-containing protein, producing MQIKNIVLRLFLLSLLTTIQSYHLLSQTKENESIKRLPMPGEIWYVTSPRGLNLRSNPSEKSQVVSKLPNKSSVKILKQNPELVQAKIKFLDAITQETNKPSQIILEGTWVKVENNGIEGFAFSPLLSPYQPIRNNEFRTGYDITPYLVRIFMLKKVSSDKKLISEDQTKYSQIFESYKSELGVTLNVEQSENEYGWGKAVLFLPNWKLDTTIVFFYSIFSSPDFKINDLTYVKETSAEYSLDQIPNTISFRKNKMGVTVEWAWGAD from the coding sequence ATGCAGATAAAAAACATCGTTCTCAGACTCTTTTTACTCTCCCTTCTAACAACAATACAATCCTATCACCTTCTCTCCCAAACAAAGGAGAATGAGAGTATCAAAAGACTTCCAATGCCAGGTGAAATTTGGTATGTAACAAGCCCTCGCGGATTAAACTTACGATCAAACCCTTCAGAAAAATCACAAGTGGTATCAAAACTTCCAAACAAAAGTAGCGTCAAAATTTTAAAACAAAATCCGGAGTTAGTCCAAGCGAAAATAAAATTCTTAGATGCGATCACGCAAGAAACCAATAAACCTAGCCAAATCATTCTGGAAGGAACATGGGTTAAAGTAGAAAACAATGGTATTGAAGGATTTGCATTCAGTCCACTCCTTAGCCCTTACCAACCAATTCGAAATAATGAATTTAGAACAGGATATGATATCACTCCATATCTTGTTAGAATCTTTATGCTCAAAAAAGTATCTTCTGATAAAAAACTCATCTCAGAAGACCAAACCAAATATTCACAGATTTTTGAATCTTACAAATCGGAATTAGGTGTCACTCTAAATGTTGAACAAAGTGAAAATGAATATGGTTGGGGAAAAGCTGTTTTATTTTTACCGAATTGGAAACTCGATACGACAATCGTATTTTTTTACTCTATCTTTTCATCACCTGATTTTAAAATAAATGATCTTACTTATGTAAAAGAAACATCAGCCGAATATTCTTTAGATCAAATTCCAAACACAATCTCATTCCGAAAAAACAAAATGGGTGTTACGGTTGAATGGGCTTGGGGTGCAGATTAA
- a CDS encoding ankyrin repeat domain-containing protein, translating to MKRTNYLVISILLLTIQCANVQTRSEDRFYNLYYQVAIGNTERVRQLIVQGYDLNTPEDTFERLTPLMIASKEGHTEIVSLLVSMRVDLDAKTRNGHTALMMAAYNRYPKIVKILLDAGANPNVVTNEGHTALSEILLSEREEIVKLLREKGAK from the coding sequence ATGAAGCGAACCAATTACCTTGTTATCAGTATCCTGCTTTTGACAATCCAATGTGCCAATGTACAAACGAGATCAGAAGATCGTTTTTATAATTTGTATTACCAAGTTGCAATTGGAAATACAGAAAGAGTCAGACAATTAATTGTACAAGGGTACGATTTAAACACACCTGAAGATACGTTTGAAAGACTGACTCCTCTTATGATCGCTTCTAAAGAAGGTCATACAGAAATTGTATCACTCTTAGTTTCTATGAGAGTAGATTTAGATGCAAAAACAAGAAACGGACATACTGCCTTAATGATGGCAGCTTATAATCGTTATCCGAAAATTGTTAAAATATTACTCGATGCTGGAGCAAATCCAAATGTAGTCACAAATGAAGGTCACACCGCTTTGTCGGAAATTCTCCTTTCCGAAAGGGAAGAGATAGTTAAGTTACTTAGGGAGAAAGGTGCGAAATGA
- a CDS encoding HXXEE domain-containing protein, whose translation MIEFEKHSFYQKLIWLFPIAFFFHVIEESNGFPFWVTYILEGQMDVSVFYINNLMFMVVLLLLTFFAFKKQNSISTFLLFLWVSGQQFWNFVFHIYTQFQFNAYSPGYFTAIFLYFPIYMYLTYLALRDHHIEWKQWILCFVFGSLGMVFTIWSGLYHFGSVPWSKWI comes from the coding sequence ATGATTGAATTTGAAAAACACTCCTTTTATCAGAAGTTAATTTGGCTTTTTCCGATTGCATTTTTTTTTCATGTGATCGAAGAATCAAACGGATTTCCTTTTTGGGTCACATATATCTTAGAAGGACAAATGGATGTTAGTGTATTTTATATAAACAATTTGATGTTTATGGTTGTCCTACTCCTACTTACTTTTTTTGCATTCAAAAAGCAGAATTCAATTTCTACCTTTTTATTATTTTTATGGGTATCGGGGCAACAGTTTTGGAATTTTGTTTTCCATATTTACACTCAGTTTCAGTTTAATGCGTATTCTCCTGGTTATTTCACTGCTATCTTCTTATATTTTCCAATCTACATGTACTTAACATACCTTGCACTCAGAGACCATCATATTGAATGGAAACAGTGGATACTATGTTTTGTGTTCGGTTCGTTAGGGATGGTCTTTACCATTTGGTCAGGTTTATATCATTTTGGTTCTGTTCCTTGGAGTAAATGGATTTAA
- a CDS encoding lactonase family protein, whose amino-acid sequence MELKEPNTWKLNTLGFILGKFIHRLHILFFILACVEVTFHCKPTELNSVCDSSSTSYKDSIILLLATSDRFQFCGGTVFQKRMKSPRFLLVSNVGTNFATSNINVFRINATTGEITQVPGSPFQLTNRPRFTLTNSAGTIVYVANVGNTSVSTLSLNPENGILSTKSTDLVLPSTPYSLVMDPSEKYLFASSETTQQIHRMAIDPSGNLSIVSPATPTSNPTAGAVGRLAFDSTGKHLYVGLTGAAASVSGIQTFSLDSLSGLLTSISVNNTSENNISVAISPNGQFVYGANYFSQDVFPFVRNQTTGTLTAQSTIMAGSAPAYTLVDPFNRFLYVANSGIGQGTISAYKIDQVNGTLTPISGSPFSSGFSPIGISIDQSGKYLYTSNTQDGNVSGYTISETGALSPIVGFPVSAGTNTFSVEIVSY is encoded by the coding sequence ATGGAACTGAAAGAGCCAAATACTTGGAAACTCAATACACTAGGATTCATACTAGGGAAATTCATTCACCGCCTACACATTCTCTTTTTCATTTTAGCATGTGTCGAAGTTACCTTTCATTGCAAACCGACTGAGCTTAATTCAGTATGTGATTCGAGTTCAACTTCATATAAAGATTCGATCATACTACTTCTTGCAACGAGTGATAGGTTTCAATTTTGTGGTGGAACAGTTTTCCAAAAACGGATGAAAAGTCCTCGTTTTTTACTTGTTTCGAATGTTGGAACAAATTTCGCAACAAGTAACATCAATGTATTTCGAATCAATGCAACCACTGGTGAGATTACCCAGGTTCCGGGATCTCCTTTTCAACTCACAAACCGTCCACGGTTCACCCTCACCAATTCAGCTGGAACAATCGTTTATGTTGCCAATGTTGGTAATACTTCGGTGTCTACACTCAGTCTGAATCCAGAGAATGGTATCTTATCGACCAAATCGACGGATTTGGTTTTACCATCGACTCCCTATTCATTGGTAATGGATCCATCCGAAAAATACTTATTTGCCAGTTCTGAAACCACCCAACAAATCCATAGAATGGCAATTGATCCCTCTGGAAATCTATCAATCGTATCACCTGCTACACCAACTTCCAATCCAACCGCAGGTGCCGTCGGTAGACTGGCATTTGATTCCACTGGAAAACATTTGTATGTTGGACTTACAGGGGCAGCAGCAAGTGTATCTGGAATCCAAACATTTAGTTTGGATTCATTGAGTGGATTATTAACATCCATTAGTGTAAATAATACAAGTGAGAACAACATTTCCGTTGCAATCTCACCGAATGGACAATTTGTCTATGGAGCCAATTATTTTTCGCAAGATGTTTTTCCATTTGTTAGAAATCAAACAACAGGAACTTTGACAGCTCAATCAACAATCATGGCAGGATCAGCTCCTGCTTATACTCTTGTCGATCCATTCAATCGATTTTTATATGTTGCGAATAGTGGAATTGGGCAAGGTACCATTTCTGCATACAAAATTGACCAAGTAAATGGAACATTAACGCCTATTAGTGGATCTCCATTTAGTTCTGGATTTAGCCCTATTGGAATCAGTATAGACCAAAGTGGAAAGTATTTGTATACTTCTAATACTCAAGATGGGAATGTATCAGGGTATACGATTTCAGAAACAGGAGCATTATCTCCGATAGTTGGATTTCCTGTTTCAGCAGGAACAAATACTTTTTCCGTTGAGATAGTATCTTATTAG
- a CDS encoding alpha/beta hydrolase, with the protein MKQKNQFLHHSDCFRFQITFAFVLSVLGFTISCSALPNEITGKSDANNNMLLSTLLLVQLSQTNIPPTVKQNVTYTVSKSTFVYAQALSHSNWGTSTTSVVNLSLDLYLPDNAPTNRPAMVLIHGGGFTTGSKEDTNIVEMANYFASRGWVCISINYRLVSAYGTLSTAWGTYVLNSSLTPTEKQQSYAMYPAARDAKAAVRWLYANASAYGINTNYVTALGGSAGSFLANMLGITNASDFRDETLTLNDTTLSTTNLLAGSKIHTIIDHWGGINHMTYLQAITGQSRFDINDPPVSIVHGTADADVPFTQAEALRDAYIASGASYEFNPLVGAGHGAWTATINGKSLSENAFQFITTKQKLTVN; encoded by the coding sequence ATGAAACAGAAGAATCAATTTTTACATCATTCGGATTGTTTTCGATTTCAAATTACATTCGCATTTGTATTGAGTGTTCTTGGTTTTACCATATCTTGTTCTGCCCTCCCAAATGAAATCACAGGAAAATCGGATGCAAACAATAATATGTTACTCTCCACTCTCCTCCTCGTTCAACTTAGCCAAACAAACATCCCACCAACTGTGAAACAAAATGTTACCTATACTGTTTCTAAATCGACATTTGTATATGCACAAGCCCTAAGCCATTCGAATTGGGGGACAAGCACAACCAGTGTAGTCAATTTAAGTTTAGATTTATATCTACCAGACAACGCGCCAACAAATAGACCTGCTATGGTTCTCATCCATGGTGGAGGGTTCACAACAGGATCAAAAGAGGATACAAACATCGTTGAGATGGCAAATTATTTTGCAAGTCGGGGCTGGGTATGTATTTCCATCAACTATCGATTGGTATCTGCTTACGGAACACTTTCTACTGCATGGGGAACATATGTGTTGAACTCATCCCTTACACCGACTGAAAAACAACAAAGTTATGCAATGTATCCTGCTGCTCGTGATGCAAAGGCTGCCGTTCGTTGGCTTTACGCAAATGCTTCAGCATATGGTATTAACACTAATTATGTGACTGCCTTGGGTGGATCTGCTGGTTCTTTTTTAGCCAATATGTTAGGGATTACCAATGCAAGTGATTTTCGAGATGAAACATTAACTTTAAACGATACCACTCTTTCGACGACAAACTTGTTAGCAGGTTCCAAAATCCATACCATCATTGACCATTGGGGTGGGATCAACCATATGACATACCTCCAAGCTATTACCGGTCAATCTAGGTTTGATATTAATGATCCTCCAGTGAGCATTGTACATGGCACAGCTGATGCAGATGTTCCTTTTACTCAAGCGGAAGCATTACGAGATGCATACATTGCTTCTGGGGCATCTTATGAGTTTAATCCATTGGTTGGCGCTGGACATGGTGCTTGGACTGCTACCATCAACGGTAAGTCATTATCTGAAAACGCATTCCAGTTTATTACTACAAAACAAAAGCTAACCGTAAACTAA